The following coding sequences are from one Tolumonas lignilytica window:
- the rfaD gene encoding ADP-glyceromanno-heptose 6-epimerase, protein MIIVTGGAGFIGSNLVKALNQAGRKDIVVVDDLTDGTKFVNLVDLDIADYIDKDEFIARIVSGDHFEEWGGISAILHQGACSATTEWNGKFVMDVNYEYSKDLLHYCLEYGVQFIYASSAATYGGRNDNFIEDRRFEQPLNVYGYSKFLFDEYVRRIMPETDCQIVGLKYFNVYGPREQHKGSMASVAFHLNNQVLKGENVKLFEGCDGFPNGGQTRDFVYVEDVAKVVLWFLNHPEKSGIFNCGTGRGEPFQNVAEAVVKYHGKGEIEYIPFPDHLKGRYQSYTQADLTKLRATGCDVQFRTVAEGVAAYMAWLNK, encoded by the coding sequence ATGATCATCGTAACTGGTGGCGCCGGTTTTATCGGCAGTAATCTGGTAAAAGCATTGAACCAAGCCGGTCGGAAAGACATCGTGGTGGTTGACGATCTGACCGACGGTACCAAGTTCGTCAATCTGGTCGATTTAGACATTGCCGATTACATCGACAAAGACGAGTTTATTGCCCGCATCGTTTCCGGTGACCATTTTGAGGAATGGGGTGGCATCAGTGCCATTCTGCATCAGGGCGCCTGCTCCGCAACAACCGAGTGGAACGGCAAGTTCGTCATGGATGTGAACTACGAATACTCCAAAGACCTGCTGCATTACTGTCTTGAATATGGCGTGCAGTTCATTTACGCCTCCTCTGCGGCAACCTACGGTGGTCGCAACGACAACTTTATCGAAGATCGCCGCTTTGAACAGCCGCTGAACGTCTACGGTTATTCCAAGTTCCTGTTTGATGAATATGTGCGTCGTATCATGCCGGAAACCGACTGCCAGATCGTCGGCCTGAAATACTTCAACGTCTATGGTCCGCGCGAGCAGCACAAAGGCAGCATGGCCAGCGTCGCTTTCCATCTGAACAATCAGGTGCTGAAGGGCGAAAACGTCAAACTGTTCGAAGGCTGTGACGGCTTCCCGAACGGCGGTCAGACCCGCGACTTCGTCTATGTCGAAGATGTGGCCAAGGTCGTGTTGTGGTTCCTGAATCACCCGGAAAAATCCGGTATCTTCAACTGTGGTACCGGTCGTGGCGAGCCCTTCCAGAATGTCGCCGAAGCGGTCGTCAAATATCACGGTAAAGGGGAAATTGAATACATCCCGTTCCCGGATCACCTGAAAGGTCGTTATCAGAGTTATACCCAGGCCGATCTGACCAAGCTGCGCGCCACGGGCTGTGATGTCCAGTTCCGTACCGTGGCCGAAGGCGTTGCCGCCTACATGGCGTGGTTGAATAAATAA
- the malK gene encoding maltose/maltodextrin ABC transporter ATP-binding protein MalK, translating into MAGVTLRNVCKTFGENAISKDINLTINDGEFVVFVGPSGCGKSTLLRMIAGLEDITSGDLFIGEQRMNDIPPAERGVGMVFQSYALYPHLSVADNMSFGLKLAGTNKLEIAQRVQQAAEILQLDHLLERQPKALSGGQRQRVAIGRTLVAEPHVFLLDEPLSNLDAALRVQMRIELAKLHKRLGCTMIYVTHDQVEAMTLAHQIVVLDGGQVSQVGTPLELYHYPTNRFVAGFIGSPKMNFLPVTVKAAEKERVQVELDGQTLLWLPVDGTSVTAGDEMILGVRPEHLLDAEKAEHHLSGEIQVVEQLGNETHIHLLLNGLETPLVYRHHDVAEVVEGTAYQVGLPATRCHLFHADGRACTRLHPEPGVADRTNCSDR; encoded by the coding sequence ATGGCGGGTGTAACCCTGCGTAATGTCTGCAAAACTTTTGGCGAGAACGCCATCTCCAAAGATATTAATCTCACCATCAACGACGGCGAATTCGTCGTCTTCGTTGGCCCATCTGGCTGTGGTAAATCCACCCTGTTACGCATGATTGCCGGATTGGAAGACATTACCTCCGGCGATCTGTTTATCGGCGAACAGCGCATGAATGACATCCCGCCCGCCGAACGCGGTGTCGGCATGGTGTTTCAATCCTATGCGCTCTACCCGCACCTGTCGGTGGCCGACAACATGTCGTTTGGCCTGAAACTGGCCGGCACCAACAAGCTCGAAATTGCCCAGCGCGTACAGCAGGCCGCTGAAATTCTGCAATTAGATCATTTGCTGGAACGGCAACCCAAAGCACTCTCCGGCGGTCAGCGGCAACGCGTCGCGATCGGCCGGACACTGGTGGCCGAGCCGCATGTCTTCCTGCTGGATGAACCGCTTTCCAACCTCGATGCTGCGCTGCGGGTACAGATGCGTATCGAGCTGGCCAAGCTGCACAAACGCTTGGGCTGCACCATGATTTATGTCACCCACGATCAGGTTGAAGCCATGACACTGGCCCACCAAATCGTCGTATTGGATGGTGGCCAGGTGTCCCAGGTGGGCACTCCGCTGGAGCTCTATCACTACCCCACCAATCGTTTTGTGGCCGGTTTTATCGGTTCCCCGAAAATGAATTTTTTACCGGTCACGGTCAAAGCGGCAGAAAAAGAGCGGGTGCAAGTTGAACTGGACGGTCAAACCCTGCTTTGGCTGCCCGTCGACGGCACCAGCGTCACGGCCGGTGATGAGATGATCCTGGGTGTTCGCCCCGAACACTTACTGGATGCCGAAAAAGCCGAACATCACCTGTCCGGTGAAATTCAGGTCGTCGAACAACTCGGCAATGAAACGCACATTCATCTGTTACTGAACGGATTAGAAACACCGCTGGTTTACCGTCATCACGATGTGGCCGAAGTCGTTGAAGGCACCGCTTATCAGGTCGGTTTGCCGGCCACGCGCTGTCATCTGTTCCACGCCGACGGACGCGCCTGCACACGTTTGCATCCGGAACCCGGCGTCGCTGACAGAACAAACTGCAGCGATCGTTAA
- the malM gene encoding maltose operon protein MalM encodes MKYTTLAFLISFTLGSLALPVSATEDNVSTAPAITATQLQAIHWQTLPAGKNTEFDMDTAGQSMALNQISGNVLALQLPADHGTLTLRLRSLIDNKQVFAPNILVLDQQQQPAAFYSSNQFSYQPASLFTGDRLEGTIKLAPAPGQKNIYLLIYTTPQDLSKTTSLEGAAKAYAKATGNQPPNIPDPIAQHSTQGKLSLRVTTERNNDAVTIGSNPTDVATAVPVATSTSVAPATTALLPETEAYFNQQIKQAVTKGDMTRAMTLVEEAEHLGSKSARPTFVNSIQPRK; translated from the coding sequence ATGAAATACACCACGCTTGCATTCCTGATCTCGTTTACGCTGGGTAGCCTGGCACTCCCTGTTTCCGCCACAGAAGATAACGTCTCCACCGCACCGGCTATCACGGCAACACAGTTACAAGCCATTCACTGGCAAACGCTGCCCGCCGGTAAAAATACCGAATTTGACATGGATACCGCAGGCCAGAGCATGGCGCTGAATCAGATCAGTGGCAACGTGCTGGCGCTGCAACTCCCCGCCGATCACGGCACCCTGACCCTGCGGCTGCGCAGCCTAATCGACAACAAGCAAGTGTTTGCGCCCAATATTCTGGTGCTGGATCAGCAACAACAACCTGCCGCGTTTTACTCCAGTAATCAGTTCAGCTATCAGCCTGCCTCGCTGTTTACCGGCGATCGACTGGAAGGCACCATTAAACTGGCACCAGCCCCCGGACAAAAAAATATTTATCTGCTGATTTACACCACCCCGCAAGATTTAAGCAAAACCACTTCGCTGGAAGGAGCCGCCAAAGCCTATGCCAAGGCCACCGGGAACCAACCGCCTAATATTCCTGATCCGATTGCCCAGCATTCAACCCAAGGAAAACTGAGCCTGCGGGTCACCACCGAACGCAATAATGACGCCGTGACCATTGGCAGCAACCCGACCGACGTTGCCACAGCGGTGCCAGTGGCAACGTCCACCAGCGTCGCACCAGCGACCACCGCCCTGTTGCCGGAAACAGAAGCCTATTTCAATCAACAGATCAAACAAGCTGTCACGAAAGGCGACATGACCCGAGCCATGACGTTAGTGGAAGAAGCCGAACACCTTGGTTCGAAAAGCGCACGACCAACCTTTGTCAACAGTATCCAGCCCCGCAAATAA